The DNA segment atattattttttaaactcaaacttaattatattttatttaaattttattttattaaaattcaattaaatcaaatatttataaaaaCTCGACCTATTACCATTCCTAATTAAATGTCTTGGGATGACAAATTGAAGCTATATGATTATGCTAAAATATAATCGAATCTATTAGAGTGttgaatcaaaattttaattgttttagataaattaatttttattaatttaatcttcGTATCAAAATTtgaatcaaataaatttaaacaaattaaatttacgTCGGTTCGTACACAATGTCAAAATAATCATTAATATACGAATTGTTTAAATTTGATTGATtttgtataaattaaaataattataaatgattttttaatcaaataaatCGAAATGGAATATTGTGCGGTTCTCCTTTGAGCTACAGGGATAAAGTTAGGCTGGCGCCCGTCCACAATTTAGATTCTTATCACTTCTTATCTCAAAGCGTTTATGTGAAACACTGATGATTGCCGTCTCCACCCCTTGTCCTGTCCTACACGTTTTAATTCTTCTTACGTTCACATTTCTTTTTGTGGCTAACTAATTTCTATATGTAatttacttattattattattattattattattattttaaatatatatatatatatatatatttaaaataataataataataataataagtaaatTACATATAGAAATTAGttagccatatatatatatatatatatatatatatatatatatatatatatatatatatatatatcatatttaaaaaattaaaaattattaaatttttttattttacccTTTATCTTtactaaatataataaatatttatataataaataattaaatgagaTAAAAAGTGATTTAATAAatcattaatatatttttataaaaataaaattatctaatAATATCGTGTCAAATTTAAAacgacatcaaaatgaatataaaaaatttcaaatatctCAATTAAATTTACCATCAAACAAACACATTACGTGCAAGGATTCATGAATTTGTTGAAATTATGAATTTTAGAGAATCTTATGAAAtgcatttaaaaattaatatttgacatatatataaatttatatgaaGTGTGCGAGATTATGCTAGCTTGAGATTAATTCTATTAAAATTGGGTTATTAATTTCCAAATCTTGAATTTTACACTCAATACATAGGATACTAaacataaaatttcattaatCTAGAATGCCTTTTGTTAAAAAAACATATCATCCGACAAGGGCTTTTGTTTATTACAACAAAGAAATCAACAACAGCGACAGCAAAATGAAGACATTTGTAAATAATCTTGGTTTCTCATGTACCTTAAACCTTATTTATATATCTTTATAGGTAGATCTTGAATAGAAAATAGAGGTTTAGTTATTGTTTGGCTGGCAGAAACCATTGATGGTGAATCCTCCATCAACAACAATGACCTGACCAGTGATAAATGAAGCAGTAGGAAAGCAAAGGAATGCCACCATTGATGCAATCTCATAGGGCTCTCCAATCCGAGAAATTGGAGTTTGACTTATATATCTATTAAAAAATTTTGCAATTTCAGGATAATCCTGCAAAAAGTGGAATCAAGATCTAAGTTGGAGCTCTACATAACACtaacaataataataacatgaTAATGATGATGATTAGGCTTAGAtactaattattaattattcaatGGTTAGAATAAGGAAGAAAGATCATTTTTCACCCTAGCatgataatatattaattaaaacaaTTTGGTAAGACATTTTGCTACTTAATAGGGCGTGAAATAATTACATGTAatcgttatatatatatatatatatatatatatatgtcaaatAGATTTAATAATTGATTATGATAAAACTCAcataaaaatcaccatataatcaatatttataatGCCACTGTTATACATACAATAGTTGTATTCTAAAATTTCTTGTGAATTGGAGTATAATAAATAGACATTTTTTTCTGGGCATTTTTATTCTTCTCTATCGCATGTTccatatggcatagaagaaagaTAGTTTAACCAAAAGCAATTGAAATAGGAAATTGTACATGAGATAGTTTAACCAAAAGCAATTGAAATAGGAAATTGTACATGCGAAGGAAATTATTAAAATCAAAGTGCAGTTTCTAAACCTGCTTTCCAGATTCAATGAGAGAAGTTCTGATTAGCCCTGGAGAAATTGCATTAACGAGAATGTTGTCCTTAGCCCACTCACATGCCAAGTTCTTTGTGATTTGATTTACTGCACCTAAGTAAAGTAAATTATTTGACTTCTTTAGGTAAATTCTCATCAGTAGTTTAGTctccaatgaaaaaaaaaattaaattaaatttaaaaaaaaaaacctttagaGGCTTCATAGGCAGAGACAGAAGGGATAGCCACCACGCTGGAATTGGAGGAAATATTTACAATCCTTCCATATCCAGATGCCTTAAAGAGAGGATATGAAAGTTGACAAAAATGAAAAACTGACTCAAAATTGGTGCTCATTATCCTGGAGATGTCTTCAGCAGTATACTCTACAGCAGCTTTGGGCATCCCTTTTGCAGCGTTATTCACCTATAAAACCAGAATTCTAGCTTTTAAACTCTCTCTCAAGTTTATGAATCAaaagcaatttaaaaaaaatgaaaataaaagctTCTGGTAATTTATGTTCTTCCATTGATAAATTCTAGACTCTTTAATTTCTATAAGATTTAAAGGTAGATTTACTTAAGCTTACAAGAATGTTGAGCTTTCCATGAAAGATGGAGGAGACAGTTTCCATGAGTTTTTCCTTTTGGTCTCGATGAGACACGTCGCATACAGACCCAGTTACTTTGAAACCTTTGTTTTTCCATTCTTGCAAACACTGATCAAGCTCCGTTTGGTTGCGTGAACATGTGTGCACTGCAACCTCAAATCCTGCTAATTCTTCTACTATAGCATGCCTAAACACATAAAGCCACTGATTATTAGTAAAAGAAGAAACCTtaagtaaaagaaaagaaaaaaaataaaagggtAAATCAcccaaggcctctggagcctccAGTAACCAGAGCTGTCATTCCCTTGAGGGACCATCTCTTTTCCTTAAAATTGAGTATATCCGCCATGATCGTTCTCTGAGTGGGTGTGTGCGTGTCTTTGCCCTTAACGCAGTAAATAACAGATACCTTGATTGAAGATAGTATACCGTTTTATCGAAAATGTACTTTTAGATATTGGTAATAAGGTGTCATGGATTAGCTATTTATATTTTGTTTCTTGGAAAATTCTTGCTACTTGCTACGAAGGTGTATATGACTGAGTCAGAAAGCTTTGTTAAGTAtgtgaattttctttttttctttttcaattaggCTTGAtttcaaatattattaaaaaataatttataaaaattattttattattttagagtatttataagtaaaatatattaaatttaactgtcaaattaatttttaaaatctcacTAAAGTTGGTATGAAATGTGGCCTTTAAAATATTAACCACACTTGAAGGGAatcactaaaaaaataaaataatttaggaACGGAAGTTTTCATTTCTAAAATAAAGAATTTTATtgctaattttatttaataatagaaAAGCAAAATATTTCtgtttttaaatttcttgtcgCTAATTAATTTTACAACAAAATTTTTTGCCtatatatttgaattttatttttttaaaaattttcaagtacatatttttaaaattgtgaAAATTGGCCGTAAGTAATATTGAAAATCCGAAAATAAAATGgcaataaataatattgaaattgagCAATGCAATTAAACAAAATAATTGTCAACAGTAATGACATATAGATTATATTACTTGTCAATTCTTCTTACAATGACCATTAAACCATCTCTCCATCGTTTGAAATTCTCTGTCGTCGTTGACTTTGTAAAAAATTccttaatattaaatattaaattactcttcttaaattaatttaagtgaattttatcaataaaattagaaatttatattataaaatcatattattaagaatattttatttaaatattacttTCAATTCTAACgtgaaaattatgaatttaataaataaaaaaaaatccgtTATTGGCTGAGGGGAGTTATTCTTCTCCTTCAATTGCTAGTTTTTGTGGTCTAGATGTTGTGAACGTctctttttatttaaataaaggtAAACTATTTGTTtgtctttatattttaataaaattaattatttaatttttatattttaaaaaaaagattatttagtttatatattttatttttattaaattattttattcttttattaattattttactagTTAATACTGATCAAACTACTGTTTAAtttctctattttaataaaattaattaattaatttatatgttttagaaaaaatatattaattaatctttataatTTAACTCTTTTAACTATTTAatcatatattattttttatataaaaaatatcctaattcttttctctttatttatttttttatcttttcttatttctctccATGTTTTTCCTCCTCTATATTTACATAATTCTCCTCCTTATTTTccctttatttttatttgttaatgaAAACGGTATAAGCTGTCTCCACAAAAAAGTTAACAAGTTTGCTTAGATTtctaaaaaatcaaaaaaaatcattttttaatagagaaaaaaaaattgatgtcaaatgaattaaaaataaaaataaaaaggtaAATTCAAATTAGTCTCTACataccaaaatttttatttttattcaataatatatttttaaaatacatatactaactaattagtttcaataaaatataaggactaaatagtagtaatttttaaaatatagagatcaactaataagtttttttaaaataaatgaactaaacaGTAGCTTAAATAGAATGAATAATGAAAAATTTGATGGtgagattaaataatttaatagaaGTAAATTATAGaaactaaataatataatttttaaaatatatgaacTGAGTAATTAATTTCgttgaaatataagaattaaataataatttttctcaagTAAAATATGtttacttattaaaaaaaaaaatcttagctCCATTGAATTCTTCTTTTCCTGAATTCTCAGGAAATTGTATCCCACATGTGAAAAGTAAATAACACAACatcaaaaagattaaaaaaaaatttaaattaacaatcCTTACTTTATTGTTACCAGCACTCTCATTGTTCTTGTTCCGCTTCTTTTCTTCTATAGCTGAAAAACAATTTTTATTTCATAAATAATCAGCAAAACAATATTAAAATTAGtcaacaaaataataaaaaacaatATTAATCACGAcattaaaataatcaaaataatcTTTTGCAACATCAACCAACCACTTTTGTCTAAAAAAtggtaaaaactaattaaaatcaCTTTTTCAACATCcatcaacaattttttttttctaataaatataacaaaaattaaaatactttTTGGCAAAATCAATATCTCAAAAAAATTATCAAAGATAATCCAAATTAATCAACAaaacaatattaaaaataatcaaccaaataattaaaaaaatattatcaatTAAATCACAATCTCTCGTATTAAAATAATCAATTTAATCAagaaaacaattttaaaaaatagtcAGCAAAATAATTAAAACCAATATTTATCAACATATTACactaaaattattatattgaGATTAAAAATTTTTACTCAAAAGCTATTTATTTGTCTCTATATATTTTTAGAGACAAATAACTGTTTATCCCATTTACTGCTATCTCTAAATGTAATTAGAGAcaaatatgaaaataaatatatatttgacaCTAATTTAACTTTGAGAGGTAAATGTATTTGTCTATATTAATAACTTatagagacaaaaaaaaaagtcCCTTTTTCATTTTAGCAAATTATATTATTTGCCTCTAAATCTATTTTAAAAGACAAATTAAATTGACTTTAATAATCTATACTAtactaaaatttccaaatttacttttaaaatcaaataaatttttctctaataatattttctaaaaataaattatcttgCAACTCATATTAATTTCTTCATATCATTAACTATTAATATAAATGCATTTAGTatctttaataatataatatttatttactactacaatttaaatgaaatttatttaaattcctacaaataaaaaaatattatttaaaataaataaatataattttaaaaaataaaatataattagcaaGCCCCATATTTAAACCCACTTTTTAACTTGAAATGTCAAGGGATGAGGATTGCCTTTCATAAGAAAATTATCACCTCTCAAGTTCTTGAAAAAACGATGTGAGATattgttttcttctttttttttttttttgcaaattattttcttaatttataattcataatttaaattttcagttcATCATATAAACACTTTATTAAAATAAAGaactaataatatattatattatataaacaaattttattatatttattatagtacttatatatttttaagtataaatttaattaaaaataaatatttttaatatatgtataattaataaattcaaataatCAAAATATTTCTAGTTTAATAATAAAAgcgtttttatcaaatttttgagTTTCTTTTTCTTAAGAAATAAATAGCACTTGTTAGCTCAATGATTAATAACAATATGTTGATTAAATGCTTTAGTAATatagattaaaagaaaaatataatttatttattttaatatatacaaactatgacatcctcattttaggtagttccgtacattctattgttccggtgactaacgtctgttcggacagtcagaatgtctggaaccacacttaaactagagtgaggagtcataaattggTTGAACAAAGATCAAGTAAAATTaaaggaaaatgaaagaaataaaatgcaaATTGGTTAAATGAGTATAAGCCGATAGCGATGAATGACCTCACTGGAAAGCTACTAAGAAGCGACTGTGGATTTAGGTGCCACCCCAAACTCATGAGGAACCCAATGAGACATTTATTTAATACTTAAATAAGGGATTAATGGAAATGAAAATGTCAAGGAAATGCAAGGAAACCAATGCCAATCGATAAAGACAAACCATAACCtgataaagggcattttggtcatttcacttggagagttgatttttgatcaaaatgtcaattaagctaagtgaaatttatgtattgaaatatgaaaaaattttgatgaaaatttaaatgaaaatgtgtaaagaaaagaagagaaataaaaaatccAAATTTATGACATCGTGATGACCTAAGCATGACCTAATTAAAAACTAAAGACATATGAATGGTGGACACCtcattttaattatcttaatttaaaGTCAATTATCTTCATCTCCTTTCCATAAGCTGCCATCCACCTCTTCACCATTTTCTCTTATTTGTTTCCCTTCCTTCCACTATTAAAGCATCATCACCAAGCTTCCAACCACTTGCCTCCCTTCATCAATTTTATTGGAAACCTTGAGAAACCTCCATATCTATCCTTGAAGTGAAGAAAAGACACTAATATTTCAAGCAAGAAATCTAGCCAGAAGTTGGACACTAAGGGGAAGTgaggtttgattgaattaaagggtATTTGAAGGTTGATTGAAGGtagcacacaaaggttagtgctatgaacTGAActtaattttgaagtttgataagtttggttagggtttgatacatTTAGGAATTTTcttatctatgtcttattgtttgCGTACTCCGAAAGTATACGGGTCCTTTAAGTAGTAAAAAAAAGATATCGTCCCACAAAGATTtattgtttgagtaccaaactataaaagtcacgattatttgggctatcgatAGTGTATTTCAAAAGTAAAGTAAGAGATGCAGCAAAATAAATTGGGAAAGtaaggaaattataatgaattaagcaattaaaattctaagcactatactaatttactaaaatttcagcaagtaattgaagatttaattaattaatgtaaaaattgattccagagttgaggtttatgaagtaaatttcattgggatttggataggcaaaaccaagattaaggaaaatacaagtttgaaggaagttgattctgatttcctttaatttctctttcaagcaaactaaagagtattttaaaggaaactaaaccttattctcatgcgatgtttaattacccaaaaccctttaagcactttaatcaacttgaaattcctcttaacccactagtttatttctaacactaggtgatcttgattatctatcataagtTTTCACTTctcggtccttcaatctaagattaagaacaaaatCCAAAGGGTACCAACAgtgggtatgtaaataagcacacaagataagaatcaaaacttatatatactaaaatctggctaaaaccagtccaaatccacaaataaaacttaaatcattatacttaactctaaaatcttaagtatctactcactcatgcttgtatttacaagtagaaaatatgaaataaagCAAGAAAACATGATaagaaaactaaaaataaaagaactcaGAAGAAGAAAATTCAGATCTCTGAAAATGGAACCTGGAAAACTTCACTCTGCAAGTGTTCTTCCTCCAAAAATGGTGTGATTCTGTGACACCTCtcacccgactacaatgtagccgagcaaggagtgctacattcagtgccggagcaccctaatttatcttactttatttctttaaaaattttattctcgttatatttaatatcaattatttttcgacggagaaactaacggagtttctcctattttattatcatttgacgtgttttactattcacctatttgaaaatttcaataatattttaaaataaaaatctcatccatactaatcataataaTCTGATTAGTTTAAATATTCTCTATACaattcaatttcacattcattttcatactttatcattcatgctccattcacatatcaaaattctcatatttccattaatttacataatttacaaaataattacataatctcataatttacatgatgtataaattgattacatatgaaatagcTAAACTAATGTgagctctatctacatgcattgctgaggaggtgacaaccttgaatacttcagacacttctgcagatcagaactctaaaatctctgtttaatatttgttgggctttaccttcagtaactGTGTGAGGAAACAAattcatcacgctaagcattgctacttagtggtgcaataatataataagaaaataatatctacaaataaagaaagaaattgatcataatttgaatactctagaatttaatctagtttaatataatacttctagtaccaactatcttttgttctaatttattcctcttcagaagcaCTTAATTtctaaattcacagtaataatatacaattcCCATAAATTCTAAGAATATTATCCTTAACTTTATACTTGATTCAGTAATGTTTCTATTGccaatctctctctttctctctttttttttctcatttcattcaacactttctaatgtttttaattattaatattattaaataatttcaataatttacactgcccaggtaacctatgacaggctgactaaactggataacaggccgttggcactggacaccgcagtgcctcgggccatcataccatgggacgcagaacgtcaaccatgtatgcagtcagaatggctaaaaagctatgataacatataatcgagcataaaagccatgagtgcgggcataaagccatgaatacaggcataaaacctttcgcagtactgctaaaacaataccctattggcatgccaatctatctaatctaaCACACTTATCTAGGCGATACATggacacatagtaccattaagtgttcataagtttcattatttcattataggttataattataatttctagcattttaatctttttcataatagaaacataaatctctaagtctaatatttacataatttatgcattcatcgtaatttatatattcattatattatccataatgatcacaatttaaaacaatggttcacatgtaccattatattcaaaacatttttcctttctcatttatacattcgaaaatctacttatgtaattacaaattttatatttcaagttggattactaatattttatgaattctatttgtgatgggtatataagccctaactacctattcgcATTAATtaagtgacttacttttcatgtttcaagcaatccatgaacatttcatggatttcaaatttatggccttaattttcctctaacaattttgactaggatgcatagtccacatttgtcatacgattctaagcatttaagcttaagattggttctaggtcttcatcttaatttgctaatcattttgattactattcaccttactagtcaaccaaaatgttgactttttcatacttaatagatatgttaattctaattacactaagatcccacattttgagttttacatttattagtattaattgccaattgcaatttaaagtcccctagatgcatttctaaattttcagttttgattacctaagtttactgttctattagacaATTCTAcaatggaaactgggctaactttgcttcatcaaagttgttccttattgtgtcttctttaattccctttttgaatcactccaattggagttttgtagctcaagttatggcctaaataccataactggccggataaggcagtacccagaatttccgggcagaatccattctggcagttttagtgtcctgagtttggtgggtaatttcattaagttctgatCAAAATTTAGAGTtgtgtccttcataaaagttgtcctaaattgtctaagctttctattgatataaattttaggtcaatttgacatttctatagtgagttatgactaaatgaatgaccattgttcatttgatcattttggccAAGCAGaatgttacccggatttggtcaatttttagggcatcctaaggtGGAGAAATGGCATAATCGAAGAGAAAGGGATTATAACTCATTGTAGTTGAAGACACCTTTTGTAATGTAGTAGTTAAAGAAGTAAATATATTGGATTATATCTAAAGAAGACTAagaggactaactaatatatttactatgagtagtTCGATATATTAGTTCTCTTGAGTGTAATTAGATTGATGAGTAGTATAGCTTTGAGTTTGTAActgatgatttatttattatttgagcATAGAAGATGATGGTTTTCCATGGATGTAGCCCTATATGAAGAGGGTGAACCATGTAAATATTAGTGTTTTATGagtttgctttattttttttgtaGTTTATAAGCTTCCACAATGTGTAACACTTGGTTTCAAAGTAGGAGATGATCTTGGTATGTTCAGTTGAAGATGGAGCTATTGTGACATATAGAAAGTCACACAAGCAATGATGGTGTGTAAGCTCAAGGTGGTGGAGAGTTGAATTT comes from the Hevea brasiliensis isolate MT/VB/25A 57/8 chromosome 5, ASM3005281v1, whole genome shotgun sequence genome and includes:
- the LOC131179914 gene encoding tropinone reductase 1-like isoform X3: MADILNFKEKRWSLKGMTALVTGGSRGLGHAIVEELAGFEVAVHTCSRNQTELDQCLQEWKNKGFKVTGSVCDVSHRDQKEKLMETVSSIFHGKLNILVNNAAKGMPKAAVEYTAEDISRIMSTNFDVVAIPSVSAYEASKGAVNQITKNLACEWAKDNILVNAISPGLIRTSLIESGKQDYPEIAKFFNRYISQTPISRIGEPYEIASMVAFLCFPTASFITGQVIVVDGGFTINGFCQPNNN
- the LOC131179914 gene encoding noroxomaritidine/norcraugsodine reductase-like isoform X2 → MADILNFKEKRWSLKGMTALVTGGSRGLGHAIVEELAGFEVAVHTCSRNQTELDQCLQEWKNKGFKVTGSVCDVSHRDQKEKLMETVSSIFHGKLNILVNNAAKGMPKAAVEYTAEDISRIMSTNFESVFHFCQLSYPLFKASGYGRIVNISSNSSVVAIPSVSAYEASKVNQITKNLACEWAKDNILVNAISPGLIRTSLIESGKQDYPEIAKFFNRYISQTPISRIGEPYEIASMVAFLCFPTASFITGQVIVVDGGFTINGFCQPNNN
- the LOC131179914 gene encoding noroxomaritidine/norcraugsodine reductase-like isoform X1, encoding MADILNFKEKRWSLKGMTALVTGGSRGLGHAIVEELAGFEVAVHTCSRNQTELDQCLQEWKNKGFKVTGSVCDVSHRDQKEKLMETVSSIFHGKLNILVNNAAKGMPKAAVEYTAEDISRIMSTNFESVFHFCQLSYPLFKASGYGRIVNISSNSSVVAIPSVSAYEASKGAVNQITKNLACEWAKDNILVNAISPGLIRTSLIESGKQDYPEIAKFFNRYISQTPISRIGEPYEIASMVAFLCFPTASFITGQVIVVDGGFTINGFCQPNNN
- the LOC131179914 gene encoding tropinone reductase 1-like isoform X4, producing the protein MADILNFKEKRWSLKGMTALVTGGSRGLGHAIVEELAGFEVAVHTCSRNQTELDQCLQEWKNKGFKVTGSVCDVSHRDQKEKLMETVSSIFHGKLNILVNNAAKGMPKAAVEYTAEDISRIMSTNFDVVAIPSVSAYEASKVNQITKNLACEWAKDNILVNAISPGLIRTSLIESGKQDYPEIAKFFNRYISQTPISRIGEPYEIASMVAFLCFPTASFITGQVIVVDGGFTINGFCQPNNN